In Sphaeramia orbicularis chromosome 5, fSphaOr1.1, whole genome shotgun sequence, a genomic segment contains:
- the LOC115419387 gene encoding prothymosin alpha-A, giving the protein MADTAVDTTATAEVTAKELKEKKEAEVEEEKKTGSGDAPANGTNGADHSDKVETAEEEHKNGNGNAEEAPPAEEAEAQPVKRAAEGRRRKWRQKSRRQKKMESQKRLKWRPRSLPRYMFAALS; this is encoded by the exons ATGGCCGACACAGCTGTTGACACGACCGCAACTGCAGAGGTTACAGCCAAG GaactgaaagagaagaaagaagcagaagtggaggaggagaagaagaccgGCAGCGGGGACGCACCTGCCAATGGCACT AATGGTGCTGATCACAGTGACAAAGTGGAGACTGCAGAGGAGGAACATAAGAATGGAAATG GGAATGCAGAGGAGGCGCCCCCTGCTGAGGAGGCTGAAGCACAGCCTGTGAAGCGTGCAGCAGAAGGGAGGAG gAGAAAGTGGAGACAAAAAAGCAGAAGACAGAAGAAAATGGAGAGTCAAAAGAGGCTGAAGTGGAGGCCTAGATCTCTGCCCCGCTACATGTTTGCAGCACTGTCTTAA